One region of Deltaproteobacteria bacterium genomic DNA includes:
- a CDS encoding amidohydrolase has product MTEKMIRKAYSLPKEMTAEVILWGGNILTMDPRRPKAQAVAIKSGRFLKVGRDAEIKALAGGKTKTIALQGRTVTPGFIDSHQHLSQEGTNLLQIDCNPKLCRSITHIQRVVRKEAKRKPSGEWIRGVGYDDTKTVDQRLLNRGDLDEVSPDHPVFIQHVSGHWGVTNSKGLQAGGVAEDSPDPKGGAYGRDPRTGKLNGILYERAEFAYIFEGMTGQPPIIPPFSLKDRIKGLRIACDQYLASGITSVNDALVSAMTLDTYQEVWKKRELRLRVYMLITYEYLPHLQALGLKTGFGDEWLKVGGIKIIADGAIAGRTAFLSAPYIGTQNKGILVAESEEALHESILRGHQAGFQVCVHANGDRAIEMTLDGFEKALRKYPRKDHRHRLEHCTVVNRGILKRMKQLKLLAVPFGSYIHYHGEKMILYYGQERVEMMFAHRSFLDYGIPVSGSSDNPCGPYEPLLGIQSCVTRKSATGEVLGAEQKISVDEAIYLYTMASAYASFEENLKGSITTGKVADLVILGEDPRRVTPDEIKDIPVEMTMVGGRIEYRKA; this is encoded by the coding sequence ATGACGGAGAAAATGATCCGAAAAGCGTATTCCTTGCCCAAGGAAATGACTGCTGAGGTCATCCTCTGGGGCGGGAATATTCTTACCATGGACCCAAGGAGGCCGAAAGCCCAGGCTGTAGCCATTAAAAGTGGCCGGTTTTTAAAAGTAGGGAGGGATGCAGAAATCAAAGCTCTGGCCGGGGGAAAGACCAAAACCATTGCCCTCCAAGGACGTACGGTCACGCCTGGCTTCATCGATTCCCATCAACATTTATCCCAAGAGGGAACAAACCTCCTGCAAATTGACTGCAACCCGAAACTCTGTAGGTCAATCACCCATATCCAGCGGGTAGTCCGGAAGGAAGCCAAACGTAAGCCTTCGGGAGAGTGGATCCGGGGCGTGGGCTACGATGACACTAAAACAGTTGACCAACGCCTTTTGAACCGCGGGGATCTTGATGAAGTTTCCCCTGACCACCCGGTGTTTATCCAACATGTTAGCGGCCACTGGGGTGTAACGAACAGCAAAGGGTTGCAAGCGGGGGGCGTTGCTGAAGATTCCCCCGATCCGAAAGGAGGAGCCTACGGGCGCGATCCTCGAACCGGGAAGTTGAATGGTATCCTTTATGAGCGGGCGGAGTTTGCCTATATTTTTGAAGGTATGACCGGCCAGCCTCCGATTATTCCTCCCTTTTCTCTGAAAGATCGAATAAAAGGTTTACGCATAGCCTGTGACCAATACCTGGCTTCGGGAATTACCAGCGTAAACGACGCCTTAGTCTCCGCCATGACCTTGGATACCTACCAGGAAGTATGGAAGAAGAGGGAACTCAGATTGCGCGTCTATATGCTCATTACCTATGAATATCTTCCCCACCTCCAGGCCCTGGGGCTGAAGACGGGATTTGGGGATGAATGGCTGAAGGTTGGCGGGATCAAGATCATCGCCGACGGGGCCATTGCCGGCCGCACGGCCTTCCTCTCTGCACCGTACATTGGAACCCAGAATAAGGGGATTCTGGTCGCAGAATCCGAGGAGGCCCTGCATGAATCCATCCTCAGGGGTCATCAAGCTGGATTCCAGGTCTGTGTCCATGCCAACGGAGATCGAGCCATTGAAATGACCCTGGACGGGTTTGAAAAAGCCCTGAGAAAATATCCCCGAAAGGACCACCGCCACCGCCTGGAACACTGCACGGTGGTTAACCGGGGAATCCTGAAACGCATGAAGCAACTCAAGCTTTTGGCCGTCCCCTTTGGCTCCTATATCCACTATCACGGGGAAAAAATGATCCTTTATTATGGTCAGGAGCGGGTGGAAATGATGTTCGCCCACCGATCTTTCCTGGATTATGGCATCCCGGTCTCTGGAAGCTCGGATAATCCCTGTGGGCCTTATGAGCCGCTCCTGGGGATTCAAAGCTGCGTCACCCGTAAGAGTGCGACCGGAGAAGTATTGGGGGCCGAGCAGAAGATCTCTGTTGATGAAGCCATCTATCTTTACACCATGGCTTCGGCCTATGCTTCTTTCGAAGAAAATCTCAAAGGGTCGATCACTACCGGGAAAGTGGCTGACCTGGTTATTTTGGGCGAAGATCCGCGGCGGGTGACCCCCGATGAGATTAAGGACATCCCGGTGGAGATGACCATGGTCGGGGGAAGAATAGAATATAGAAAGGCGTGA